The sequence TTTAATCCATATAAACTGAGGAACCATGAGGAAAaattcctgaaaaatatacCTTGTGTTAGCACATCAACATTAAACCACTTAACAGGCAATGAGCAGAAACCCTGTCTGTGTCAATCAATCATTAACTTTTAAGCAGTTACACTTAGCCTTACTCAGGTTGACTTACGACCCGACTAGATCGTCGTAAGAATAACAGTTGTACACACATGGCCGCTGACTCTTTGTCTTACGATCTGAAGAACACTTAGGTTAACTACGACTCGATCATCGAATATAGAACTCGTATTATCCTTGCGATCAGTCTACGATCAATCCGTCGCGGTCGTAAGTTTATTCATGTCAAGAAAGTTCTCGattaaaaaatctcaaactCGCCTCCTTCCGATCCAATGATCTGATTGACCTGAGCTTAGCTTTAGCCTTATTCAAGTCATAAAAGACTATCAGATCGTCAGATCTAAAGGATAACTATTCACCAATTTTTCAGTCATGGAATCTTTGTGATGACATGAGATGTTCTACTTTTAACGACCATCCAATTGGGTCTTATACATGCCCCGAGTATATTTGAGATCTGACAAACGAGTCTTGGCCGAATTGACAAATTGACTCACGACATGAGATGAGTGTTCTTTAAACACTGACACAGATTATTTACCTGGTAAAGGGATTTCAGTGTCGTCAATACAGTTGCCTGCCATGGTGGATACGTTTTTGCAATCCAGATCGTACAGTGAGTTGGCTTCTCAACTTTTTGCACAGCACCTTTCTAGAAATACAGAAATTTTTCATCAGCTCAAATACggaatatgtacatgtacaaaattatcgtcaattttttttaagaaGACTATTTTCCAATTTAAGTGGTCATTGTTTCAATgtattcaattagaaataggATTCTTTCATGATTTTCTAGCCGCAGAGACACAAAATTTCAGGATCCTGGCAGCACAAAAACGGAATAAGATAATCAGAAACTGATATCTAGATTTTTACCTTTCCTTTCACTTGCATAGACTTTGATTTCCTTAGACGAAATTCGTGAGCAGCATCAGACAAATACTGAGCAGATTGTAAGAGAATTTCGTCAACTTTACCAGCTGTAGGCCATCTTGCATTCATGATACTTTCATTCTAAAAGTATAACAATTTACGAATTAAACTTCGATCAAAATTTCGACGATGGAAATTCCTACGCCAGTAACCTGTCAAGTTCCATCATCGatgtatttagaattattaaagtggattcaatcaaatatcggttttaaaaatcatgatctattttcatctttggTATGTAATTTTGTACCAAAGTGCTTTTTAAGATGTAGCAAAATAATCATGAATCCTAAAGTCGGTACCTGGACGGCATACGCATTAAGTGTACATGACTCATAGCCAGCACTAGGAAATCATTTTCCTGAGTAAATCGAAATGTAGCATCCAACAAGTCATTTGAAGATAATCACAACTTTCAAAGATTATTAGCTTGATTTAAAATGCGACTACATACTTATCAAAGGAACTATGATTTCAATATGGAAAAGAACATTAGTTAATCAATACTATTCGTTTAAGTCCATAAATCCAAAATTTACCTTGTTGAGAAGTTCCCAGATATATTCGCACAAATGTGGACAGACAGGCGACAGAAGCAGTGTCTGTACTTCGATAAATCTTATCACAAGATCTCGATGCATTCCATTAATGCTCAGCTCTCTATATCTATCCCTAGATGCCTGATTAATATCAGCGTAAAAAGATTAAACCATTATTTCTTACAACACAACATTTTCACTCTTTACGTGTTCACTGCCTTCATGATCCTTCTCAGTTTCCACTTTGAGGTattaatattgaattgataagCATTGAGGATGAACAgtcattatattgaattgacCAACGAGCATTGAGGATGAAACATTGACGTTGACGCTGCCACAGTATGAACATCAAACAGTGAGTATAAAGGATCAGCTGAGTTTACTGGTAGTGGGAATGACGGCAGAACTGGGAGTGCAAGATATCTCAAAGATGATAGTGAAAGTGTTATAGCGTATATACTTGGTACATTGATCCTGCAATCTGAAGGTTTTTTAAGATATGATTTGTAATCTATCGGGAAACCCTGATAATGAGTCTTAGCATCGAGCCCGTTTTATACCGTGGTAAGGTATCAAAAGCTGAAACCAAGGTCAAAAGCATTGATTGGCCCAGTATCAATACGAACATCCTTACGTTTCTCCATTAAAATGGCCCTAACCCTGACAAAACCAAAGATAGACCTCATCAGCCCAAGTATCCCTAACCATAGATTAGCTGACGCTTAAATAGTTAAATGATAAAAGCTTTACTATGTAAAGAGTAATGACATCAGAACCCTAACCAGTCAATGAAATAGGTAAATTTATCTGTCTCGGTATGTGACCTTGGCagtcattgaaaattttcaaacatgATACATTTCAGTCATTAGTACCTAGGCATTCCTATAAGTATTAGAGCCACATGAAATCTCAAGGAAATCATAACAAATCAACTGCCACCTTGAGTTATCTCCACTGTAATCCACTACCCCTATACAGCATCTATCCCGTGATGATGCTGTGTATTCATATAACTGTTGATATGTTGAAATCTCTACCGGAATATGGCAATGCATCTGTCAAAACATTTTATGTACAGCATGGGATATCTTGTGAATTCACTGAGGGGTAACAGAACAAAGTGGAACATTTTTTTCCAGGAGCATAGGGTGGTAAACTACTGTTccttttattcattattctatTCTGAATGAAAACCCCACCCCCAAACTAGAAGAATGATCATGGCAGTGTATTTGAAGTAGCAGTCATTTATTTACCTGAAACTCGAAGAAGCCAATTCTGCAGGCTGCACTGTATAACATCTTCTCATAGTTGTCTTGACATTCAATGATACACTTAttaatttcactgaaaaaataGCATCGATTTTCGTTCAAGATATACACGAGCTTCCAAACTTACTTAATTTGAGGCCAAATTGTAATAACAAAGAGCAAAATTTTCAACCCAAATATACTAGAAGTCGTAAAATTGCTTCTCTTTGcatcttattttcaaaataattccGGGCGCATATTCCCAGGACCTTACATTTGCATGAGCACCTAACAAAAAGTTCTGTGTTCATAAAAATCGTAACCCTCCAAAAAGATGGCTGGCTACAGGCCTGATATCATCGACACACAAACCAGGGCAAGAACTTCATGTGTACATTTACCTTTCAAATACTCTATCGTGGTACGAGTTTGTGGGTCCGATCCTCAACGTTTCTTTAGTTTCCAATATTTCTTTAACCCATTCTAAATACGCATACAACCTCAACAATCCAGCATCAGCCATTTTCTCCACGAAGTTAGCATCTTCAATATGGTCTCCAGCAGTCGCGAGAGCAAAACGCATTcctaatcaaatcaaatacggatacatcattcgatccttttcaatatattttatgATATAACACAAAATTGCTACTTAAATTGAGTTACCAACCATTTTCGTCACAAGGACTAGTCACTTAAGAATGGTATGAAGTCCACGGTGTTAAAAAGACCACCACCCTGAAGCGAAATTCATTAGTACACTCACCATCTGCCGAAAATTTCCCGATTGCATCTCGCAACGTCAAGAAGTTACCAGTAGACTTAGACATCTAGACAAagaatcaaagaaatattaGTTCCTAAAGTACATGGTAACTGATAAATGAAGGCAAAAATAAAACGAAGACAAAAATCCATGCGACACTAATTCATCCCGTTTTACCTTCTCAGAGTTCAGTAGTAAATGTCCATTGGCTCGTATACTTTGTGGCCACTTTGACCTGAATAGAAAGATAGATTCTATTTCTAGGTTGGTCTGAGAAATGTCAACAATGTTAGTAGCTAACTACTTACTTATCGTTTGGCCAGATTCCGCAATGATTGTACAGGAAGTATGTTAGATGATTGGGTACTAGATCTTTACCAGATACACGCAGATCTACTGGATACCAAAACTCGAATTCTTTCTTCAAGTTTTCTAAAACGTTCTTTGGGATCGTTGTCTTCGGAAACTTGGCATTCAAGAAAATGAAGTCCCACACTTCAGGGGTCATTTGCTCAGGCCTgtaattcaaatgaaaatcacACTTCGAACAGTTAAGTTCATGCATTGAACTCGATACAATTTCgcaattgataataataaatattgatCATGATGTAGTTTCTCATACTTGATTCCAACTGGACTGCCAGCGCTACCGTCAAAAGTACCACCCTGAAGCAGATGGGCTACTGTATAATAGGCCATGTAAATCGTAGAATCGGATAATGATTCGATCAGATATTGAGGATCCCATGGAAGTTTTGTGCCTAGATGAGTAAAGATATGACAAAGATCAGATGAGATATTGACAATAGTCCTGATTTCACTGCTAGAATTTCATTCACCTTTTTTCCTAGTACATTTCATTAACAACTAAGTGACTTCATTAGGATCCTTTTGGTTATAACATTTTACTTAAATTTATGTATAGGTCAATAACAAACAATAATCATATTAAGCAGGTTGGATTGTAACTTTGTATGTTTACGATCATTACCCGGAAACCCCTTAACTTTGCTTAATTATGCAAATTTTAGTTGTCAATCAATACATACCTAATCCATAAGATCTTGAACAAGCGTGTTCGTGTAACCAGTCGAGAGTTGCTTCAAAGTTTTTTCGAACTTCTTCCGAGTACGTTTCAACGTGAGTTAAACTTTCTTTAACAGTGTTTTTCCAATCCTTGTCACCATAGTTCAAATACCTACAGTGGTgcaaaaaatacatgtaatcaataaCAGTGGAAACTGCATCAATATGCACATGGTTTTATGGTTTTCTGATAAGTCCAGTTAAGTAAGTCCAGTTGAAGTTAGTAGAAGAACACAAAATTCAGAAAGTTACCATTGATCACACAAAGCAACCACACATTCATCAGCCGATCGTGAGATAACCTCTTTCTCTGGTTCCATATAAATAATAGCTTCTCCCTGAAATAAAGATGGTCGATTGAATAATTCCGAATAGCAAATCCGGATTACAAGTGTCACAAAAATCCTTTTGCAGAGGAATTCAACTTGGTCACTTTTTGTGGACTTTAGTGGCAAATAGTCTCTAGGGTGCAGGTACATGTAGTGTATGAACCAAATATGAAGACAATCTACCGAAGTGTCTTTAAACTTTCCAAAATGACTGGATTCCATGTATAGGAGAACAAACGGATGATAAGtacccaagtgggctaaaatattaatagcTACCGATTTAATGAGATCTTGTTGTACAAGTTTCTTTGCTTCTTGAACACTGGTTCCCTTGTACTTTCCAATGGCCATGACCCCTTCGTAGAAACCTTTCATATAGACAAGATTATGAGCTTCTTCCAGTTTCACTCGGTCATTTTGACTTTGTATTTTCATCTGCTCGACAATGGTTACCGCAGCAAGATTACCAATACCAGCTATATCGATTATGGGTACctgtaataaatgtaactTTCATGGTAGACAAGGTTCACAATTTTCCACTACTTCACTAGAACCTTTCAAAATTTGGCTAGTCTTCCACAGTGCAGGCCTCGAAATTAATGGTGGCAGCGCCGGCATTTGCCACTGGCTACACATCCACTGCTGCCGGTTGGTCTCCTTACCGGAGGCAATGAAAtgtcgggggggggggggggggaatgaAATGTCGgtgaatttatttctattattgcAGTAGGTGATATAAATAACCCCCCCCCCACACCTGGTTCACAATATAGGTCAGCCGTCAATCACCCACAGTTCTTGACAGCTGtattataaaatataaattagcgCTGCCACTTGACCTATTTATCTAACTTCAGTCAGAGCTCCATCCAGATTTACTGATAAACAATGCCCAGCATACATCTATAAGAAATACTGGCAGCATCAGGCTGAGGTGTGTCTGTCTATAGAGGTTTCAATAATCACATGCATAGAATAGTCACAGCAATGAATAAACACATCAGCTTGGCGACTATTGTGCTTAGTGTTTTTCAGCCTCTTACATCCTCAATTAAGACAAAGgaattgacaaatcagtgaattaaattATCTGATGAAGGGTAATTGGGCGAGTTTCATTAGATCTAGCTTATGTATTTTAAGGCTAAAAACTGCCTTCGGCTTAAATTCAGTATTGCATTATCCCCTCCAAATTTAGTTTGTAAGGGTTTTatcttttattaattttatgatttattaCTAGGCCTACCCCTAATTTGTATCACATCTAAATAAAATAAGTATCTATGTTGTTCTGGATTCTCTCACTCTTTCTATTTAATCAATAACTGACATTGTATTATATAAGTACCCCTAGCATGACTTTAAATAGTTTTTAGTTTGTAACTCTTTTATTCCTTTTATTCTACCCCTAAGCATTTTTTGCCGTGGGTTTTTCAATTTACGGAGGCAAATTGGGATTCTAAAATGCTGATGGTCTTTGGTAAAATGCTCTGGGTTGCAACCCAGAGCATTTTGAAATGCTCTTGCTCCAGGTCTGATTTTCCCAAATTCGAGGCCTGACagtgaaaaaatctttttgagACATATCGTAACCTTAAATGGCAATGTACTGGGTTGGCCGCTGAATCATTAGCTACTGACAATGTTCCCCCATTGGAATGAATCAATCAGTGGTTAATAGCTATtctttaaatcaatttgtctTAAATTGGGGAAAATCTAG is a genomic window of Tubulanus polymorphus chromosome 5, tnTubPoly1.2, whole genome shotgun sequence containing:
- the LOC141906430 gene encoding leucine--tRNA ligase, cytoplasmic-like isoform X2, which gives rise to MRSLGLKDDEIKNFANPEHWLGYFPPLAKEDLSQMGLKVDWRRSFITTDANPYYDSFVRWQFLKLKEKNRIQFGKRYTIFSPKDGQPCMDHDRSSGEGVGPQEYTLIKLKAVKPYPEKLKSLSGRDVFLVAATLRAETMYGQTNCWLKPDMKYVVFESVKDGVLVCTMRAARNLSYQGYTAVDGKVNVIMEVTGQDLMGMGLKAPLSGFDVVYTLPMLTIKPNKGTGVVTSVPSDSPDDFAAFRDMKKKQAFREKYGIKDEMVLPFDPVPIIDIAGIGNLAAVTIVEQMKIQSQNDRVKLEEAHNLVYMKGFYEGVMAIGKYKGTSVQEAKKLVQQDLIKSGEAIIYMEPEKEVISRSADECVVALCDQWYLNYGDKDWKNTVKESLTHVETYSEEVRKNFEATLDWLHEHACSRSYGLGTKLPWDPQYLIESLSDSTIYMAYYTVAHLLQGGTFDGSAGSPVGIKPEQMTPEVWDFIFLNAKFPKTTIPKNVLENLKKEFEFWYPVDLRVSGKDLVPNHLTYFLYNHCGIWPNDKSKWPQSIRANGHLLLNSEKMSKSTGNFLTLRDAIGKFSADGMRFALATAGDHIEDANFVEKMADAGLLRLYAYLEWVKEILETKETLRIGPTNSYHDRVFESEINKCIIECQDNYEKMLYSAACRIGFFEFQASRDRYRELSINGMHRDLVIRFIEVQTLLLSPVCPHLCEYIWELLNKNESIMNARWPTAGKVDEILLQSAQYLSDAAHEFRLRKSKSMQVKGKKGAVQKVEKPTHCTIWIAKTYPPWQATVLTTLKSLYQGNNNVLPDMKVIAQEWKNKPDLKKHMKRVMPFVQTIRESLEKKGIKALNLMLGFSEKEVLETNREYLQNTLEVEGISVRFSEEGDEKNKEECCPGEPFIVFRAEPSVPVMFINSQPHNGHFQLTVPIRQDDTVDKIVTKIRHLDKSIKDTPVRMLRYEDPVAGPRKMPVFEQPELGKVDISQTAAFSINTELRTVSLMENGKSVQLGDTLVYMVTKHS